A window of Auraticoccus monumenti contains these coding sequences:
- the rlmN gene encoding 23S rRNA (adenine(2503)-C(2))-methyltransferase RlmN — MTDQTFDFEAVVPDDAPALPLVMTAPRRGKPPEHWSDLDAAGRRERVVAAGLPAFRAQQLSRHWYERLEEDPSGWTDLPTDIRGDVAQFFPTLLNPVRTLSCDDGTTVKSLWRLHDGALVESVLMRYGARRPGSRSTICISSQAGCGMACPFCATGQNGLQRNMSTAEIVEQVVAGARTLARGEVTGGPGRINNVVFMGMGEPMANYRAVIQAIRTITAPAPDGLGVGARGVTLSTVGLVPRIEQLTGEGLPITLAVSLHAADDELRDTLVPINTRHKVDEVVDAAWEYARTTKRRVSIEYALIKDINDQAWRADLLAKVLKRRGDWGWVHVNLIPLNPTPGSKWTASRPEDEREFVRRLTAHGVPVTVRDTRGREIDGACGQLAASEA, encoded by the coding sequence ATGACCGACCAGACCTTCGACTTCGAGGCCGTCGTCCCCGACGACGCCCCCGCCCTGCCCCTGGTGATGACCGCGCCCCGGCGCGGCAAGCCGCCGGAGCACTGGAGCGACCTCGACGCCGCCGGCCGGCGGGAGCGCGTCGTCGCCGCCGGCCTCCCCGCCTTCCGCGCCCAGCAGCTCTCGCGGCACTGGTACGAGCGGCTGGAGGAGGACCCCTCGGGGTGGACCGACCTGCCCACCGACATCCGCGGCGACGTGGCCCAGTTCTTCCCGACCCTGCTCAACCCGGTCCGCACCCTCAGCTGCGACGACGGCACCACCGTGAAGTCGCTCTGGCGGCTGCACGACGGGGCGCTGGTGGAGAGCGTGCTGATGCGCTACGGCGCCCGCCGCCCGGGGAGCCGCAGCACCATCTGCATCTCCTCCCAGGCCGGCTGCGGGATGGCCTGCCCGTTCTGCGCCACCGGGCAGAACGGTCTGCAGCGCAACATGAGCACCGCCGAGATCGTCGAGCAGGTGGTGGCCGGTGCCCGGACCCTGGCCCGCGGCGAGGTCACCGGCGGCCCGGGACGCATCAACAACGTCGTCTTCATGGGCATGGGCGAGCCGATGGCGAACTACCGCGCGGTGATCCAGGCCATCCGCACCATCACCGCCCCCGCCCCCGACGGCCTCGGCGTGGGTGCCCGCGGGGTGACGCTGTCCACCGTCGGCCTGGTGCCACGGATCGAGCAGCTGACCGGGGAGGGGCTGCCGATCACCCTGGCGGTCAGCCTGCACGCCGCCGACGACGAGCTCCGCGACACCCTGGTGCCGATCAACACCCGGCACAAGGTGGACGAGGTGGTCGACGCCGCCTGGGAGTACGCGCGCACCACCAAGCGGCGGGTCTCCATCGAGTACGCGCTGATCAAGGACATCAACGACCAGGCCTGGCGCGCGGACCTGCTGGCGAAGGTGCTCAAGCGCCGCGGCGACTGGGGCTGGGTGCACGTCAACCTGATCCCGCTGAACCCGACGCCCGGCTCGAAGTGGACCGCCTCGCGGCCCGAGGACGAGCGCGAGTTCGTCCGCCGCCTCACCGCCCACGGCGTGCCGGTCACCGTCCGCGACACCCGCGGCCGCGAGATCGACGGTGCCTGCGGCCAGCTGGCCGCCAGCGAGGCCTGA
- a CDS encoding phosphatidate cytidylyltransferase: MPAAIGVGVGLGALLLLSLWKFQLGFAVFVAVALAQGAVEIGQALRRLQMHAAVVPIVAGTFLIVVGSYFAGQRDVAPASSTSILLGAMGLTVLAALIWRMPGGQEGYVKDVAASLFIIAYVPLLGAFVSLMLAGENGSLRVLTFIAVVVASDVGGYAVGVLVGRHPMAPRISPKKSWEGFAGSMVLGCVVAVLMVTLTLDAPLWVGLVVGATLVGIGVCGDLIESLIKRDVGIKDMSSILPGHGGVMDRLDSLLVAAPVAWLAMYLLIPGG; encoded by the coding sequence CTGCCGGCGGCGATCGGTGTGGGGGTGGGGCTCGGCGCCCTGCTGCTGCTCAGCCTGTGGAAGTTCCAGCTCGGCTTCGCCGTCTTCGTGGCGGTGGCGCTGGCCCAGGGTGCGGTGGAGATCGGCCAGGCGCTGCGCCGGCTGCAGATGCACGCCGCCGTCGTGCCGATCGTGGCCGGCACCTTCCTGATCGTGGTGGGCTCCTACTTCGCCGGCCAGCGCGACGTGGCCCCGGCCAGCTCGACGTCGATCCTGCTCGGGGCGATGGGGCTGACGGTGCTGGCGGCGCTGATCTGGCGGATGCCCGGGGGCCAGGAGGGCTACGTCAAGGACGTCGCGGCCAGCCTGTTCATCATCGCCTACGTGCCCCTGCTCGGCGCCTTCGTGTCGCTGATGCTGGCCGGTGAGAACGGTTCGCTGCGGGTGCTGACCTTCATCGCGGTGGTGGTGGCCAGCGACGTCGGCGGCTACGCCGTCGGGGTGCTGGTCGGCCGGCACCCGATGGCCCCGCGGATCAGCCCGAAGAAGTCCTGGGAGGGGTTCGCGGGCTCGATGGTGCTCGGCTGCGTGGTGGCCGTGCTGATGGTGACGCTCACCCTGGACGCCCCGCTGTGGGTCGGTTTGGTGGTGGGTGCCACGCTGGTGGGGATCGGCGTCTGCGGAGACCTGATCGAGTCCCTGATCAAGCGCGACGTCGGGATCAAGGACATGAGCTCGATCCTTCCCGGCCACGGCGGCGTGATGGACCGTCTCGACTCCCTCCTGGTGGCGGCCCCCGTGGCGTGGCTGGCCATGTACCTGCTGATCCCCGGCGGCTGA
- the frr gene encoding ribosome recycling factor — protein sequence MADIITEAEFKMAGAVEYAKEEFAAIRTGRAHPAMFNKITAEYYGASTPLQQLATFQVPDARMVLITPYDASSMNAIEKAIRDSDLGVNPSNDGKSIRVTLPQLTEDRRKEYIKLARTKAEDARISVRGARRTAKDALDKMVKDKEVGEDEVTRAEKQLDAATKKHTDAIDEVLKGKETELLEV from the coding sequence ATCGCCGACATCATCACCGAGGCTGAGTTCAAGATGGCCGGGGCCGTGGAGTACGCCAAGGAGGAGTTCGCCGCGATCCGCACCGGGCGCGCCCACCCGGCCATGTTCAACAAGATCACCGCCGAGTACTACGGCGCCTCCACCCCGCTGCAGCAGCTGGCCACCTTCCAGGTGCCGGACGCCCGGATGGTGCTGATCACGCCCTACGACGCCTCGTCGATGAACGCCATCGAGAAGGCCATCCGCGACTCCGACCTGGGCGTCAACCCGTCCAACGACGGCAAGTCCATCCGCGTGACGCTGCCCCAGCTCACCGAGGACCGGCGCAAGGAGTACATCAAGCTGGCCCGGACCAAGGCCGAGGACGCCCGGATCTCGGTGCGCGGGGCCCGTCGGACCGCCAAGGACGCCCTGGACAAGATGGTCAAGGACAAGGAGGTCGGTGAGGACGAGGTGACCCGCGCGGAGAAGCAGCTCGACGCGGCCACCAAGAAGCACACCGACGCCATCGACGAGGTGCTGAAGGGCAAAGAAACCGAATTGCTCGAGGTCTGA
- the pyrH gene encoding UMP kinase has translation MPAYKRVLLKLSGEAFGGGRIGVDPDVISSIAAQIAEVVSQGVQVAIVVGGGNFFRGAELQQRGMERDRADYMGMLGTVMNCLALQDFCEKSGVDTRVQTAITMGQVAEPYIPRRAERHLEKGRVVIFGAGSGMPYFSTDTVAAQRALEIGAEVLLMAKNGVDGVYDSDPRENPDAVRYDTLSYDTFLAKNLKVADATAISMARDYRLPMVFFSLDVEGNIARVVAGEKIGTTVHA, from the coding sequence TTGCCTGCCTACAAGCGCGTCCTGCTCAAGCTGTCGGGTGAGGCCTTCGGAGGCGGTCGCATCGGCGTCGACCCCGACGTGATCTCCAGCATCGCCGCCCAGATCGCCGAGGTGGTGAGCCAGGGCGTGCAGGTCGCCATCGTGGTGGGCGGGGGCAACTTCTTCCGCGGGGCGGAGCTGCAGCAGCGAGGCATGGAGCGCGACCGGGCCGACTACATGGGCATGCTGGGCACGGTGATGAACTGCCTGGCGCTGCAGGACTTCTGCGAGAAGAGCGGGGTCGACACCCGTGTCCAGACCGCGATCACCATGGGCCAGGTGGCCGAGCCCTACATCCCGCGCCGCGCCGAGCGCCACCTCGAGAAGGGCCGCGTGGTCATCTTCGGCGCCGGCTCGGGGATGCCGTACTTCTCCACCGACACCGTGGCCGCCCAGCGCGCCCTCGAGATCGGCGCCGAGGTGCTGCTGATGGCCAAGAACGGCGTGGACGGGGTCTACGACTCCGACCCCCGGGAGAACCCCGACGCCGTCCGCTACGACACCCTCAGCTACGACACCTTCCTGGCCAAGAACCTCAAGGTGGCCGACGCCACCGCGATCAGCATGGCCCGTGACTACCGGCTGCCGATGGTGTTCTTCTCCCTCGACGTCGAGGGCAACATCGCCCGGGTCGTCGCGGGTGAGAAGATCGGCACCACGGTCCACGCCTGA